The genomic DNA GACATATCTTTTCTTTTTTCGTAGAATCGAGCCTCCTGCATAGACTGTTTCTCGATCACATTCCGGCTGCATTTCTGCAGGGCCGATTACTCCCCTTAATCAGCGTTGTAGGTCCAGCTCTCCACCACGTTGTTTTCATTGAAGCGGATCACAAGGTCGCTCGTGTGGGTCCCTCCGGTCACGGTGTATCGGTATTTACCGTATGTCCATGTGACCTTCCCGTTTTCGAGACCAGTCCTCCAGGGCGGGCCGAACATGCGCTGAATGTCCATCTGCGTGGTCTTGCCCGTCTGAATCTG from Deltaproteobacteria bacterium includes the following:
- the bamE gene encoding outer membrane protein assembly factor BamE, with the protein product MSRIRKPITMAVLAAALTALPGCITVGRDFPVEYVSQIQTGKTTQMDIQRMFGPPWRTGLENGKVTWTYGKYRYTVTGGTHTSDLVIRFNENNVVESWTYNAD